CGGCTTCGCGCTGAGCCTTGTGGCCCTCCTGATCCTCACCGGCGGTGACAAGGTGATCGAGGGCGCCATCGTGCAAGCGCTTCCCAACTGGTTCGTGACCTTGGCCACGCGCGTGTGAGCCCGCAAACGAAAACAGGCCCCGCGAGGGGCCTGTTTCAGGTCGGCAATGACAGGCGCTCAGTGCGCCACGTCCTTCCAGATTTTCTTCTTGGTGAAATAGAGCAGCCCCGCCAGGACCACCAGGAAGATCATGACCTGGAAGCCCATGCGCTTGCGCGCATCAAGGTGCGGCTCGGCCATCCACATCATGAAGGCAGACACATCACGGGAATACTGGTCCACCGTCTGGGGCGTGCCGTCCGTATATTCCACCTGCCCGTCGCTCAAGGGCTTGGGCATGGCGATCTGGTGGCCGGGGAAATACTTGTTGTAGTGCAGGCCCGGCTGCACGGTGGTGCCCTCCGGCGGCTCCACATAGCCGTTCAGCAGTGCGTGGATATAGTCCACGCCGTGCTCCTGATACTGGATGAAGGCGTCGGTGATGAAGCCGGGGAAACCCACATGGTAGGAGCGGGCCTTGGCGAGCACCGAGAAGTCCGGCGGATAGGCCCCACCATTGGCCGCGCGCGCGGCCTGATCATTGGGGAAGGGCGAAGGCCAATGGTCTGACAGACGGCCCGGGCGCTGGAACATGTCGCCCTGGTCGTTCGGTCCGTCCGTGATCTGATATTCCGCCGCCACCGCCTTGGCCTGCGCCTCCGAGAAGGAGGGGCCGCCGGGCTGGGCGAGATTGCGGAAATAGAGGTAATTGGCCGAGTGGCAGGCGGCGCAAACTTCGCGGAACACCTTGAAGCCACGCTGAAGCTGCGCCGTGTCGTACAGGCCGAAGGGCCCGGCGAACGACCAGGATTCGCGGTGGGGGCGGTCATCATGCCCGCCCTCCGCCGCCCGGGCGGGGGCCCCGAACAGGAGGGCCGCCGCGACCGCGCCGAAGAGAATGCTGCGCTTGATCATTGCTCTGTGCGCTCCCGATCAGCCCTTGGTGTGGGGGGCGGAGGCCCCGGCCACGACGGTCGCCCCACCCTTGGCGAGAACCGCATCGGCGATGGAGGCCGGCAGCGGCTTCGGCTTCTCGAACAGGCCGAGCAGCGGGAGGATCACGAGGAAGTGGACGAAATAGTAGACGGTTAGAATGCGAGAGGCGATCACGTAGCCGCCTTCGGCCGGCTGGGAACCCAGATAGCCGAGCCCCACCGACACCACCACGAAGATCCAGAAGAACTGGCGATAGAGCGGACGATAGCGGGCCGAGCGTACCTTGGAGGTGTCAAGCCAAGGCAGGAAGGCCAGCACCGCAATGGCGCCGAACATGGCCAGCACCCCGCCGAGCTTGTCCGGCACCGAACGCAGGATCGCATAGAAGGGCAGGAAGTACCATTCCGGCACGATGTGCGCAGGGGTCGAGAGCGGATTGGCCGGGATGTAGTTGTCGGAGTGGCCGAGATAATTGGGAATGTAGAAGATGAACCAGGCGAAGAAGATCAGGAACACCACCGTGGCGAAGATGTCCTTGACCGTCGCATAGGGCGTGAAGGGCACCGTGTCCTTGGCGACGCTCTTCACATCCACACCCGCCGGGTTGTTCTGACCCACATGATGCAGTGCCCAGATATGCAGGCCGACCACGCCCGCGATCATGAAGGGCAGCAGGTAATGCAGGGCGAAGAAGCGGTTCAGCGTGGGATCACCCACCGAATAGCCGCCCCACAGCCACTGCACGATGGTTTCGCCGATCCAGGGAATGGCGGAGAACAGGTTAGTGATGACGGTGGCGCCCCAATAGGACATCTGGCCCCAGGGAAGCACATAGCCCATGAAGGCCGTGGCCATCATCAGCAGGTAGATGATGACGCCGAGGATCCACAGCACTTCGCGGGGCGCCTTGTAGGAGCCGTAATACAGGCCGCGGAAGATATGGATGTAGACGGCGACGAAGAACATGGAGGCGCCGTTGGCGTGGATGTAGCGGATGAGCCATCCGAAATCCACGTCGCGCATGATGTGCTCGACCCGGGCAAATGAGATCGGCGCATAGGCCGTGTAGTGCATGGCAAGGACCACGCCGGACACGATCTGGCAGATCAGCATGAACGTCAGGATGGCCCCGAACGTCCACATATAATTGAGGTTCTTGGGGGTCGGATAGGCGACGGCGGAGGAATGGGCGAGCCCAATGAGCGGCAGGCGGCTTTCAAACCAGCGCGCCACCTTGCCCTTGGGCTGGTAGGTGGAATGTCCTTCCATGGGGAGCCAACCTTTGTTGGGGGCGACGCGGCGTCAGCCGATCACGATCTTGGTGTCGGAGAGGAACTGATAGGGCGGAACCGGCAGGTTGAGCGGCGCCGGCCCGACGCGCACGCGGCCGGACGAGTCGTATTGGGAACCGTGGCAAGGGCAGAACCAGCCGTCATAATTGCCCTGGTGGCCGAGCGGAACGCAGCCCAGATGCGTGCAGATGCCCACGACCACCAGCCAATTGTCATGGCCAGCCTTCACCCGGTCCTGGTCGGTCTGGGGATCGATGAGCTGGCTCAGCGGCACCGCGCGCGCCAGTTCCACATCCTTGGCTGCACGATTGAAGATGAAGATCGGCTTGCCGCGCCACTGCACGGTTACGATCTGGCCTTCAGAGATGGGGGAAAGATCGACTTCCGTGGTCGAGAGAGCGAGCACCGAACGGTCGGGCTGGAGCTGGGCGATGAAGGGCCAGACCATTCCCGCCACACCGACGGCGCCCACGGCGCCGGTCGCGATGTAGAGG
This genomic interval from Aquabacter sp. L1I39 contains the following:
- a CDS encoding cytochrome c1; translation: MIKRSILFGAVAAALLFGAPARAAEGGHDDRPHRESWSFAGPFGLYDTAQLQRGFKVFREVCAACHSANYLYFRNLAQPGGPSFSEAQAKAVAAEYQITDGPNDQGDMFQRPGRLSDHWPSPFPNDQAARAANGGAYPPDFSVLAKARSYHVGFPGFITDAFIQYQEHGVDYIHALLNGYVEPPEGTTVQPGLHYNKYFPGHQIAMPKPLSDGQVEYTDGTPQTVDQYSRDVSAFMMWMAEPHLDARKRMGFQVMIFLVVLAGLLYFTKKKIWKDVAH
- a CDS encoding cytochrome b; this encodes MEGHSTYQPKGKVARWFESRLPLIGLAHSSAVAYPTPKNLNYMWTFGAILTFMLICQIVSGVVLAMHYTAYAPISFARVEHIMRDVDFGWLIRYIHANGASMFFVAVYIHIFRGLYYGSYKAPREVLWILGVIIYLLMMATAFMGYVLPWGQMSYWGATVITNLFSAIPWIGETIVQWLWGGYSVGDPTLNRFFALHYLLPFMIAGVVGLHIWALHHVGQNNPAGVDVKSVAKDTVPFTPYATVKDIFATVVFLIFFAWFIFYIPNYLGHSDNYIPANPLSTPAHIVPEWYFLPFYAILRSVPDKLGGVLAMFGAIAVLAFLPWLDTSKVRSARYRPLYRQFFWIFVVVSVGLGYLGSQPAEGGYVIASRILTVYYFVHFLVILPLLGLFEKPKPLPASIADAVLAKGGATVVAGASAPHTKG
- the petA gene encoding ubiquinol-cytochrome c reductase iron-sulfur subunit; its protein translation is MAHTETTGTNRRDFLYIATGAVGAVGVAGMVWPFIAQLQPDRSVLALSTTEVDLSPISEGQIVTVQWRGKPIFIFNRAAKDVELARAVPLSQLIDPQTDQDRVKAGHDNWLVVVGICTHLGCVPLGHQGNYDGWFCPCHGSQYDSSGRVRVGPAPLNLPVPPYQFLSDTKIVIG